A part of Desulfomicrobium baculatum DSM 4028 genomic DNA contains:
- a CDS encoding GNAT family N-acetyltransferase has protein sequence MLLRIRSATFEDKDFVINLMVEALSPFYGGDHYAHAMRIFNAHNSGGIDKIGFFSLKQEMFIVELNGNKAGLLHLVLKRQKTCKISPLIVHKDFRGKNGIGNFLIKTAEQYAQKNNCRQLYCTVAEKNRKALGLFLKNNFILAGKSENHYKDGHTEYMLYKSFEHISGDDEFDFDHISVLPLDDKNKEQVKRILLEELPNDFIGINDEWVEKLFDGHNRRDSKDIDSKYKLIFTATDSYGKVLGVTGATPKKGEPIKLMPFVAKDSSAFFALLFDVPGLLREYGRKVYVHIVPDAEQVRFLEQAGWQMDGVMPDAYQVGIATQQWSKEFERDRFMRIIRLKKNFLEFIKRGKKTLEVRVGYDNIKTIKSGESIVFMSRDERLVRTVKEIRIYKTFSEMLNHENYKLIAPNSNNREETEKLLSDIYPPHKERLGVYVLDLSEEFG, from the coding sequence ATGCTTTTACGTATACGATCTGCCACTTTTGAAGATAAAGATTTTGTTATTAATTTAATGGTAGAGGCACTATCTCCATTTTATGGTGGCGACCATTATGCACATGCTATGAGAATTTTCAATGCTCATAACTCTGGTGGAATCGATAAAATTGGCTTTTTTTCGTTAAAGCAGGAAATGTTTATTGTAGAGCTAAATGGTAATAAAGCAGGTTTATTGCACCTCGTACTCAAGCGACAAAAAACATGTAAAATTAGCCCGTTAATCGTTCATAAAGATTTTAGAGGTAAAAATGGCATAGGAAATTTTTTGATCAAAACTGCTGAGCAATATGCTCAGAAAAATAATTGTAGACAATTATATTGTACTGTTGCTGAAAAAAATAGAAAGGCATTAGGTTTATTCTTGAAAAATAATTTTATTTTGGCAGGTAAAAGCGAAAATCATTACAAAGACGGTCATACAGAATATATGCTTTATAAAAGTTTTGAACATATATCTGGAGATGATGAATTTGATTTTGACCATATTTCAGTTTTGCCTCTTGATGACAAAAACAAAGAGCAAGTGAAGAGAATCCTTCTCGAAGAGTTGCCTAACGATTTTATTGGTATTAATGACGAATGGGTTGAAAAATTATTTGATGGTCATAATCGAAGAGATTCAAAAGATATTGATTCAAAATACAAGCTTATCTTTACAGCTACAGATAGTTACGGAAAAGTCCTTGGAGTTACAGGGGCTACCCCTAAGAAAGGGGAGCCAATAAAGCTCATGCCATTTGTGGCAAAAGATTCGTCTGCATTTTTTGCTCTATTGTTCGATGTACCAGGTTTATTGAGAGAATATGGCAGGAAAGTATATGTTCATATAGTACCAGACGCTGAACAAGTAAGATTTTTGGAACAAGCTGGTTGGCAGATGGATGGTGTAATGCCTGATGCATATCAAGTTGGTATAGCAACTCAACAATGGAGTAAGGAGTTTGAGAGGGATCGCTTTATGAGAATTATAAGACTAAAAAAGAATTTTTTAGAGTTTATAAAAAGAGGCAAAAAAACTTTAGAGGTTAGAGTTGGGTATGACAACATCAAAACAATAAAGAGTGGTGAATCTATAGTTTTTATGTCTCGTGACGAACGACTCGTTCGAACAGTAAAAGAAATAAGGATATATAAAACGTTTTCTGAAATGCTAAATCACGAAAACTACAAACTAATTGCTCCAAATTCAAATAATAGAGAAGAAACAGAAAAATTACTTTCAGATATATATCCTCCACATAAGGAAAGATTAGGAGTGTATGTTTTAGATCTCTCAGAGGAGTTTGGTTAA
- a CDS encoding Fic family protein gives MSALPNWHTSSVSPTGTLRSTVQDGREESVYPQSYWPGDGTGGHLEFALKYDGVNLGILSALFDVVPPEEIAAWVNSKPTGKYARKIWFLYEFLTGRELPLPDLTKGNYTPLLEPDRYYTAAPGRRMQRQRVIDNLLGGKDFCPIIRRTEKLDAMEGIDLRKRCEEVAASYPPELLRRALTYLYNKETKSSFEIEHIKPSPSRTEKFIGLLEMAEHKDFCEKPLLIDVQNRIVDPRFQDSDYRANQNYVGQAVSYQKQVVHYVCPRPSDLPELMEGLLTAHHVMKKGALPAIIHAAAISYGFVFMHPFEDGNGRIHRFLIHNILCLRGEIPKGLMFPVSAAMLKNPELYDHSLEAFSNPLMRLVEYNLDDLGQMTVTDETGPLYRYIDMTAQAEALYDFVKITIEHELVEELDFLANYDKTKQAMQQIVDMPDRLIDLFIQLCLQNNGRLSARRKESHFGFLTDDELAGMENAVREGYARN, from the coding sequence TTGAGCGCTTTGCCGAACTGGCACACGTCCTCAGTCAGCCCGACGGGGACGCTGCGCTCGACTGTTCAGGATGGGCGGGAGGAATCCGTCTATCCCCAGTCCTATTGGCCCGGAGACGGGACGGGAGGCCATCTGGAGTTCGCCCTCAAGTACGACGGCGTCAATCTTGGCATCCTGTCGGCCCTTTTCGACGTGGTTCCGCCAGAAGAGATAGCGGCCTGGGTCAATTCAAAACCGACCGGGAAATACGCCCGCAAAATCTGGTTCCTGTATGAATTCCTGACCGGACGGGAACTCCCTCTGCCGGATCTGACCAAGGGAAATTACACCCCGCTGCTTGAACCGGACCGTTACTACACCGCAGCGCCCGGCCGTCGCATGCAGCGCCAGAGAGTCATCGACAATCTGCTTGGGGGGAAAGATTTCTGCCCCATCATCCGGCGCACCGAAAAGCTCGACGCCATGGAAGGAATCGACCTGCGCAAACGGTGCGAAGAGGTCGCTGCCTCCTATCCACCCGAGCTTCTCAGACGGGCACTCACCTACCTGTACAACAAAGAGACCAAGTCCTCATTCGAGATCGAGCACATCAAGCCAAGCCCCTCCCGGACAGAGAAATTCATCGGCTTGCTGGAGATGGCCGAGCACAAGGACTTTTGCGAGAAGCCTCTCCTGATCGACGTGCAGAACCGCATCGTCGATCCCCGCTTTCAAGACTCGGACTACCGGGCCAACCAGAACTACGTCGGTCAAGCCGTTTCCTATCAGAAGCAGGTCGTTCACTATGTCTGTCCCAGACCGTCCGACCTCCCGGAACTGATGGAGGGACTCCTCACTGCCCATCACGTGATGAAGAAGGGCGCGCTCCCCGCCATCATCCATGCCGCCGCCATCTCCTACGGATTCGTCTTCATGCATCCCTTCGAGGACGGCAACGGCCGTATTCACCGGTTTCTCATTCACAATATCCTGTGCCTGCGCGGCGAGATCCCGAAAGGGCTCATGTTTCCGGTCTCCGCCGCCATGCTGAAAAATCCGGAGCTTTACGATCACTCCCTGGAGGCGTTCTCAAACCCGCTGATGCGGCTGGTCGAATACAACCTGGACGATCTCGGCCAGATGACCGTGACGGATGAGACCGGGCCTCTGTACAGGTACATCGACATGACCGCGCAGGCGGAAGCGTTGTATGATTTCGTCAAGATCACCATCGAGCACGAACTCGTGGAAGAACTCGATTTTCTGGCGAATTACGACAAGACCAAGCAGGCCATGCAGCAGATCGTTGATATGCCAGACCGTCTCATCGATCTTTTCATCCAGCTCTGCCTGCAGAACAATGGTCGTCTTTCAGCAAGAAGGAAGGAATCACATTTCGGATTTCTGACCGATGACGAGTTGGCCGGCATGGAAAACGCCGTTCGTGAAGGATATGCGAGGAACTGA
- a CDS encoding type II toxin-antitoxin system Phd/YefM family antitoxin, with protein sequence MRLFTDREFRNEPGKIREALADQEVVMTSRGKPYAVLLPVHDSNDIEEVLLLARRIRAQMALSAVRRKAAQSGLDKMPETEIDAEISDVRAKRGRSDAE encoded by the coding sequence ATGAGATTATTCACCGATCGCGAGTTCCGCAACGAACCGGGCAAAATCCGAGAAGCACTCGCCGACCAGGAAGTCGTCATGACGAGCCGGGGCAAGCCATATGCCGTCTTGCTACCAGTCCACGACAGCAACGACATCGAGGAAGTCCTCCTCCTGGCACGCCGCATCAGGGCGCAGATGGCGCTTTCCGCCGTGCGACGAAAGGCGGCGCAGTCCGGTCTGGATAAAATGCCCGAGACGGAGATCGATGCGGAGATTTCGGACGTGAGGGCGAAACGCGGCCGGTCCGACGCAGAATGA
- a CDS encoding mCpol domain-containing protein translates to MYFYAIDGDDIGAKLEKFALLGDLKSIQMLSEEVCESLVQLKTYFEENSATIVFCGGDSLLAYSKHEIDLNLERLSLGGLTFSAGIGANCCDATLALKKAKGLGKRRIEVIL, encoded by the coding sequence GTGTACTTTTATGCCATAGATGGGGATGACATTGGGGCGAAGCTCGAAAAGTTTGCCCTATTAGGTGATCTGAAATCAATACAAATGCTTTCGGAAGAGGTTTGCGAATCTTTGGTTCAGCTAAAAACTTACTTCGAAGAGAATTCAGCCACTATCGTTTTTTGTGGTGGCGACAGTCTATTGGCCTACTCTAAACACGAGATTGATCTAAATTTAGAGCGCCTATCACTTGGTGGTTTGACTTTTTCTGCAGGTATAGGAGCCAATTGTTGTGATGCGACATTAGCCCTTAAAAAGGCAAAAGGACTAGGGAAGAGGCGCATTGAGGTGATTTTGTGA
- a CDS encoding putative toxin-antitoxin system toxin component, PIN family — translation MSVRVVIDTNVLVSGLLGVYSYPARIIDLVYSGRFHCVHDDRILMEYREVLSRPKFASAISEHERDDLIDYLDRWGLHVLPGPIGPLAATAPDPFDLPFAEAAVAGQASYIITGNTAHFDFFSGNHWGIRVLTPKDCHALICGGA, via the coding sequence ATGAGCGTACGCGTTGTCATCGACACCAACGTGCTGGTTTCTGGTTTGCTTGGCGTGTATTCCTATCCGGCGCGCATCATCGACCTTGTCTATTCCGGACGGTTCCACTGCGTCCACGACGACCGCATCCTCATGGAATACCGGGAAGTACTGTCACGCCCGAAGTTCGCCAGCGCAATTTCCGAGCACGAGAGAGACGACCTGATCGACTATCTGGACCGCTGGGGCCTGCATGTCCTGCCCGGCCCGATTGGCCCGCTTGCGGCCACCGCGCCTGATCCCTTCGACCTCCCCTTCGCCGAGGCGGCCGTCGCAGGACAGGCAAGCTACATCATCACCGGAAACACCGCCCATTTCGATTTCTTTTCGGGCAACCACTGGGGAATCCGGGTTCTGACTCCCAAGGATTGCCACGCCCTAATCTGCGGCGGCGCATGA